In Paenibacillus segetis, a single window of DNA contains:
- the efeO gene encoding iron uptake system protein EfeO, translating to MNYRYTVPTAILVTALLLSACNSNNKLEGSSNNNSSTIVKEEATNVAETVDAADAGTQQGDFKEAIDQYRSYVIQECDAFVTQTGKFVDAVNSGDIETAKALYAPARMHYERIEPIAEALGDLDPNIDARDGDVEESEWRGFHRIEKALWEDKTTEGQQEYADRLLSDAKLLRALVETVEIDASLLVTGAVELLNEVSTSKVTGEEERYSRTDLYDFAANVEGAAKIYELLKPQLAANDAELDKQIGERFAALDKELAPFKEGEGYVTYDKLTEEDVRTLSQNLDALAEPLSNMGKLLGV from the coding sequence ATGAACTATCGTTACACCGTTCCAACTGCGATTCTAGTTACCGCTCTACTTCTCTCAGCCTGCAATTCTAATAACAAGCTTGAGGGTAGTAGCAATAATAACTCATCTACAATCGTCAAAGAAGAAGCCACCAATGTAGCAGAAACCGTGGATGCAGCTGATGCAGGTACACAGCAAGGTGACTTCAAAGAAGCCATTGATCAATACCGTAGTTATGTGATTCAAGAGTGTGATGCTTTCGTAACTCAAACAGGTAAATTTGTTGATGCTGTGAATAGCGGAGACATTGAAACCGCCAAAGCACTCTACGCACCAGCTCGTATGCATTATGAACGTATCGAACCCATCGCCGAAGCTCTCGGTGACCTTGATCCTAACATTGATGCTCGTGATGGAGATGTAGAAGAATCTGAGTGGCGTGGATTTCATCGTATTGAAAAAGCCTTATGGGAAGATAAAACAACAGAGGGTCAACAAGAATATGCTGACCGCCTGCTAAGCGATGCCAAACTGCTTCGTGCGTTGGTTGAAACAGTTGAGATTGATGCTTCCCTGCTTGTGACTGGGGCCGTAGAATTGCTTAACGAGGTTTCCACTTCCAAGGTTACGGGTGAAGAGGAACGATATTCTCGCACGGATTTGTACGATTTCGCTGCCAATGTAGAAGGCGCAGCCAAAATATATGAATTACTTAAGCCACAGCTTGCAGCAAACGATGCTGAATTAGATAAACAAATTGGTGAACGCTTTGCCGCACTTGATAAGGAGCTTGCTCCCTTTAAAGAAGGCGAAGGTTATGTCACTTATGACAAACTAACCGAAGAAGACGTGCGTACGCTTAGTCAGAACTTGGATGCACTAGCGGAACCACTGTCCAATATGGGCAAGTTGCTAGGGGTATAA
- the efeB gene encoding iron uptake transporter deferrochelatase/peroxidase subunit, giving the protein MKPSESLDDNLELNNGATKSSRNSLLDKTISRRDILKLAGAGSLGLLLGAGGIGGILAAKDTLAKGTGKTTANQFSTEGIVPFYGQHQAGIITPAQNFLCFASFDLKTTSLAEVRKLFQAWTEAAAVMTTGDLIGNSNSSLNLPPSDTGEAAGLSPSKMTITFGVGPSFFDERFGLAGKRPATFKDLPRFRGDALQSKWCGGDIGIQVCADDLQVAFHAIRNLARISRGIAVLKWTQEGFQRTGTADPSSGTPRNLMGFKDGTGNPDTNDATAMNDIVWAHAGDEKDWMKDGSYMVARRIRMRVEIWDRSSLSDQEITFGRHRDSGAPLGSKNEFDPLDLEAKDSSGQPTLPMNSHSRLAHMDGGTKILRRAYSYSSGIDNKTGQLDAGLFFISYQRNIEKQFIAMQQILAASDKLNEYIVHVGSAVFACFPGTHKGGYIGETLF; this is encoded by the coding sequence ATGAAACCATCAGAATCATTAGACGATAATCTTGAGCTTAATAATGGAGCAACCAAGTCTTCTCGTAACTCCTTGCTAGACAAGACAATAAGTCGTAGGGATATATTGAAGCTTGCCGGCGCTGGTAGCCTTGGCTTATTACTAGGAGCTGGTGGAATTGGCGGTATTCTTGCCGCCAAGGATACGTTGGCGAAGGGGACAGGTAAGACCACAGCGAATCAATTCTCGACTGAGGGCATAGTCCCATTCTATGGTCAGCACCAGGCAGGGATCATCACCCCTGCCCAGAACTTTCTCTGCTTCGCTTCATTTGATCTAAAGACAACCTCGCTCGCTGAAGTGCGGAAACTATTCCAAGCCTGGACTGAAGCAGCAGCTGTCATGACCACTGGAGACCTCATCGGCAATAGCAACAGCAGTCTTAACCTGCCCCCTTCCGATACCGGAGAGGCGGCGGGTCTTTCTCCTTCTAAGATGACCATTACTTTCGGGGTAGGTCCATCTTTCTTCGATGAGCGATTTGGACTGGCGGGTAAACGTCCTGCCACCTTTAAAGATCTCCCTCGCTTTCGTGGAGATGCTCTACAATCGAAGTGGTGCGGTGGTGACATCGGCATACAAGTATGTGCCGACGATCTACAGGTTGCTTTCCATGCGATCCGAAATCTAGCCCGCATCTCACGCGGAATCGCCGTACTCAAATGGACTCAAGAGGGCTTCCAACGTACAGGTACAGCGGATCCATCTAGCGGAACCCCTCGTAATCTAATGGGATTTAAAGATGGGACTGGAAATCCTGATACGAACGATGCCACAGCAATGAACGATATCGTCTGGGCTCACGCCGGTGACGAGAAGGATTGGATGAAAGATGGCAGTTATATGGTCGCCCGGCGTATCCGTATGCGTGTAGAAATATGGGATCGTTCATCGCTAAGCGATCAAGAGATAACCTTTGGCCGGCATCGGGATTCGGGAGCCCCACTAGGCTCCAAAAATGAATTTGATCCATTGGATTTAGAGGCAAAAGATTCATCTGGCCAGCCAACACTTCCCATGAACTCTCATTCACGTCTAGCCCATATGGATGGTGGCACCAAAATACTACGTAGAGCTTATTCCTACAGCAGTGGGATTGACAATAAAACAGGACAATTAGATGCTGGACTATTCTTTATTAGTTATCAGAGGAATATTGAGAAACAATTTATTGCGATGCAGCAAATTTTAGCGGCTAGCGACAAGTTAAACGAGTATATCGTTCACGTTGGTAGTGCCGTTTTCGCTTGTTTCCCAGGGACACACAAGGGTGGATATATCGGGGAGACACTTTTCTAA
- a CDS encoding FTR1 family iron permease, translating into MFTYSTVRAKTNSSSKIMICLLVFFLTVMMFQFPKLAAAQEDETSLKKLLPLVGGALVEAGAQNWEEASTELLQFEALWNGVSTPVSADTAKDIKENLDNAKTALQQQNQEEANTSLSALAKKVNQYVEDNVEKAEAPSGKEAAALLQSMAKNTLAPLEQDDIKGAQNRYKEILTKWKKIEGPMRSGHFAVYSDVERHMSLIRIALQAQPPKAEQAISELNTMLNLLQDYIDGKLDDTAASSSPESDGKSLTDALILLRNANQAIQDQNATEASNQLSEFIILWPSVEGEVSISSSTIYTDTENKMTAAQSYLLSSPPDLIKAQDLISKMLSNLEPLAERTAYTAWDAAFILLREGLEAILVLAALLAFVKRANNRAARNYVWAGAGVGLLISIVLAAVLTYVISQAISGSTRELIEGIVGLLAVLMMLTVGHFLHSKSSTQAWNNYIKNQIGGALQRGSLWSLFALSGLAIVREGAETTVFYIGMAPSIEPLQFIIGISGALVALTILGFCIIKFSVKLPIRPFMLTATLLIYYLVIRFMGESLHSLQIAGLLPAHSHSGLPSISWLGVFPTWETMTAQLIIVLFVLSQLYRGRNKEKTTMPHSKIIPRS; encoded by the coding sequence TTGTTTACATATTCTACTGTTCGAGCAAAGACAAATTCTTCGTCTAAAATAATGATTTGCCTACTTGTCTTCTTCCTCACTGTCATGATGTTCCAGTTTCCTAAGCTAGCGGCTGCTCAGGAGGACGAGACTTCATTAAAAAAACTGCTCCCCCTTGTAGGTGGTGCCCTCGTAGAAGCTGGAGCACAGAATTGGGAAGAGGCCTCCACGGAGTTATTGCAATTCGAAGCATTATGGAATGGAGTTAGTACCCCAGTATCTGCAGATACAGCCAAAGATATTAAAGAAAATCTAGACAATGCTAAAACGGCTCTGCAACAACAAAATCAAGAAGAGGCGAACACCTCACTATCCGCCTTAGCTAAAAAGGTAAATCAATATGTCGAGGACAATGTAGAGAAAGCAGAAGCTCCATCAGGAAAAGAAGCTGCAGCACTATTACAGAGCATGGCGAAAAATACACTAGCTCCACTTGAGCAAGATGATATTAAGGGGGCACAAAACCGTTACAAGGAAATACTCACGAAGTGGAAGAAAATCGAGGGGCCTATGCGTAGCGGGCATTTCGCTGTATATAGTGATGTAGAGAGACATATGAGCTTGATCCGTATCGCACTTCAGGCCCAACCACCCAAAGCGGAACAAGCAATCAGTGAATTGAACACCATGCTGAATTTACTTCAGGATTATATCGACGGCAAGCTTGATGATACAGCGGCCTCTTCTTCACCAGAGTCTGATGGGAAATCACTAACTGATGCATTGATCCTGCTGCGAAACGCAAATCAAGCTATCCAGGATCAGAATGCAACCGAGGCTAGTAATCAGTTAAGTGAGTTTATTATTCTCTGGCCGTCTGTGGAAGGAGAAGTATCCATCTCCTCATCGACCATATATACCGACACGGAGAATAAGATGACTGCGGCGCAAAGTTATCTCTTATCCAGTCCACCTGATTTGATCAAGGCACAAGATTTAATCAGCAAGATGCTGAGTAATTTAGAGCCTCTAGCTGAACGGACTGCTTATACAGCTTGGGACGCTGCGTTTATTTTACTTCGCGAAGGACTAGAGGCTATCTTGGTACTCGCGGCATTACTCGCATTTGTAAAACGAGCAAACAACCGCGCTGCTCGGAACTATGTTTGGGCTGGAGCAGGAGTAGGATTGCTAATTAGCATTGTATTAGCTGCCGTACTCACCTATGTCATTTCACAAGCGATATCTGGTAGCACTCGCGAACTGATTGAAGGAATCGTCGGACTGCTCGCGGTACTCATGATGTTAACGGTTGGGCACTTTCTTCATAGCAAATCTAGTACACAGGCCTGGAATAACTACATTAAGAACCAGATCGGTGGTGCCTTACAACGTGGTAGCCTCTGGTCGTTGTTCGCTTTGTCAGGGCTAGCAATTGTACGTGAAGGGGCGGAGACAACTGTATTCTACATTGGTATGGCGCCGTCCATCGAGCCGCTGCAATTCATAATAGGTATCTCTGGAGCCTTGGTAGCACTTACTATTCTGGGCTTCTGTATCATCAAATTTAGCGTCAAACTTCCGATTCGGCCATTTATGTTAACAGCTACCCTGCTTATCTATTACTTGGTCATACGATTTATGGGAGAAAGCTTACATTCATTACAGATTGCAGGATTACTTCCTGCCCATAGTCATTCTGGGCTCCCGTCCATTAGTTGGCTAGGTGTATTTCCAACATGGGAAACCATGACTGCACAGCTCATTATCGTGCTATTTGTTCTTTCTCAGCTTTATCGCGGTAGAAATAAAGAAAAAACAACGATGCCGCACAGTAAAATAATCCCCCGTAGTTAA
- a CDS encoding MarR family winged helix-turn-helix transcriptional regulator: MDPNLDENVNRLISAWSKTFKKMHAEIMQHPGLGITGPQYNMLSIISKEKSCNVTHLSEMLEVKPSAITVMIDRLVQNGYVDRRHDEQDRRAVLLTVTADGAEKLKEARKRSHEVLKYYLSHIEQHELEILVSTLEKFAMLDRNRDMI; the protein is encoded by the coding sequence ATGGATCCGAATCTCGATGAAAATGTAAACCGTCTTATATCGGCCTGGTCCAAGACATTTAAGAAGATGCATGCTGAGATTATGCAACATCCGGGACTAGGTATAACAGGTCCTCAGTACAATATGCTGTCCATAATATCTAAGGAAAAGTCATGTAATGTTACACATCTATCGGAAATGCTTGAAGTCAAACCGAGTGCGATTACGGTTATGATCGATCGGCTAGTTCAGAATGGGTATGTTGACCGTCGCCATGATGAACAGGATCGACGAGCTGTACTTCTGACTGTTACCGCAGATGGAGCGGAGAAGCTTAAAGAGGCGAGGAAGAGATCACATGAGGTTCTAAAGTATTATCTATCTCATATAGAACAACATGAACTTGAGATATTGGTCTCTACCTTAGAGAAGTTCGCCATGTTGGATAGAAATCGCGATATGATTTAA
- a CDS encoding MurR/RpiR family transcriptional regulator → MLTPILHALSSSLDTLPPQERRLGEHILNSPTSVIHQGITELAVICGISPSTVTRFCKSFHFKGFPDFKMKLASEIAQKPLNNQYQDIIAGNDLHKIVAAMEANHLASITDTTRLLDMNQLQLAVEKLCLAKRIDLYGVATSSVIAQDFYQKLIRIGKNCTAFADSHMQITSASGLNGGDVALAISYSGETPETIDALRCAKDSGAITISLTKYGSNTLASLADIPLFSSSLEEGMRRGDMTSRIAQLHVIDILFTGMVSMNFEDFIPKLEASYQNVKIYRKTLGGS, encoded by the coding sequence ATGCTTACCCCCATACTTCACGCGCTCTCAAGCTCCCTGGATACCCTACCTCCCCAGGAACGCAGGCTCGGAGAGCACATATTAAATTCTCCAACCTCTGTTATTCATCAAGGTATCACGGAATTAGCTGTTATTTGTGGTATAAGCCCATCTACGGTCACACGCTTTTGCAAAAGTTTTCATTTTAAGGGATTCCCTGATTTCAAGATGAAGTTAGCTAGTGAAATTGCTCAAAAGCCGCTAAACAACCAATATCAAGATATTATTGCGGGCAATGACCTTCATAAAATCGTTGCAGCGATGGAAGCGAATCATTTGGCCTCTATAACAGATACAACTCGTCTGCTCGATATGAACCAACTTCAGTTAGCTGTGGAAAAACTATGTCTTGCCAAGCGTATTGATCTATATGGTGTGGCCACCTCATCCGTAATTGCTCAGGATTTCTATCAAAAACTCATCCGTATTGGTAAGAATTGTACTGCTTTCGCTGATTCTCATATGCAGATTACTTCGGCCTCAGGACTTAATGGCGGTGATGTTGCATTAGCCATCTCATATTCCGGTGAAACCCCGGAAACCATTGATGCTCTGAGATGCGCTAAAGACAGCGGAGCCATAACAATTTCCTTGACGAAGTACGGAAGTAATACACTGGCTTCATTAGCTGATATACCGTTATTCTCGTCTTCTTTGGAGGAAGGTATGCGCCGAGGCGATATGACATCACGAATTGCCCAACTTCATGTCATCGACATTTTATTTACAGGAATGGTCAGTATGAATTTCGAGGACTTCATTCCAAAGCTCGAAGCTTCTTATCAGAACGTGAAAATTTATCGAAAAACCTTAGGAGGTTCATGA
- the nagB gene encoding glucosamine-6-phosphate deaminase, which yields MLNIIKVNSEQQFNETGAAIIASLLQTNPKANLGLATGSTPVGVYKRLIDLYNEGLISFKDAHSYNLDEYIGLPDNHPESYRRFMNEKLFDHIDIKLQNTHVPSGNAENLEQAAHDYNRLLDHAGSIDLQLLGLGHNGHIGFNEPAEELQGPTHIVTLDEVTRNANARFFNSIDEVPTHAITMGIGSILKAKQILLMAKGADKAEILATSLKGPITTKCPASFLQAHANVVVLVDQAAGRLL from the coding sequence ATGTTAAATATTATTAAAGTAAATAGTGAGCAGCAATTTAATGAAACCGGAGCAGCAATTATCGCTAGTCTATTACAAACGAATCCGAAAGCAAATCTAGGTCTGGCAACCGGCAGTACACCAGTTGGTGTCTACAAAAGACTGATCGATCTTTACAATGAAGGCTTGATCAGCTTCAAAGACGCACATAGCTACAATTTGGATGAATATATCGGCCTACCCGACAATCATCCGGAGAGCTACCGCCGTTTTATGAATGAGAAATTGTTCGACCACATCGACATTAAGCTGCAAAACACGCATGTTCCTTCTGGGAATGCTGAGAATTTAGAACAAGCTGCACACGATTATAACCGTCTCTTGGATCATGCTGGCTCGATCGACCTTCAGCTTCTGGGTCTAGGCCATAACGGTCATATCGGATTTAATGAGCCAGCTGAAGAATTACAAGGACCAACTCATATCGTGACTCTTGATGAAGTAACTCGTAATGCTAACGCTCGTTTCTTCAACTCCATTGATGAAGTTCCAACTCATGCGATTACAATGGGTATTGGCTCTATTCTCAAAGCTAAACAAATTTTGTTGATGGCCAAAGGTGCTGACAAAGCTGAAATACTTGCTACATCGCTTAAAGGACCTATCACAACAAAATGTCCTGCATCTTTCTTACAAGCCCATGCCAATGTAGTTGTACTAGTTGATCAAGCTGCTGGGAGGCTGTTATAA
- the nagA gene encoding N-acetylglucosamine-6-phosphate deacetylase, giving the protein MSTNHTFTIVNAEVVTPKGIIHGGAVQVEKGVITYVGSTNGVPSVSTASSEIIDAKGSYVLPGFIDVHVHGGMLEDFSKPSQAGFDAITKLHCSQGTTSMLATTMTMPKAVIDEILEEINTYTHKDMPYAQLVGVHLEGPFISPKWPGAQNPTHIVPPNKDWVEAWEEQYPGLIKQVTFAPEREGAHELIRYLRKKGIVAAAGHTDATYEEIMAAAEVGLHHAVHMFNAMTPLHHRKPGTAGALLSNPAMSAEIIADGIHVHKAGIQLLASVKTDHNLVLITDAMSAAGLGNGDYMIGDLPVVVKDNVCTLKENEATLAGSTLTMIRGFRHLVQEIGLSVERASEAASGNPAKLIRIDHFTGSIETGKQADLLLVDQELNLQDVWVKGRQFQN; this is encoded by the coding sequence ATGAGTACTAATCATACTTTCACTATTGTTAACGCTGAGGTTGTTACCCCTAAGGGAATTATTCATGGTGGGGCGGTACAAGTAGAGAAAGGAGTTATTACTTATGTAGGATCAACAAATGGAGTTCCTTCTGTCTCTACCGCTTCTTCTGAGATCATTGATGCTAAAGGAAGCTATGTGCTTCCGGGATTTATTGATGTTCACGTTCATGGAGGCATGCTGGAGGATTTCTCCAAACCAAGCCAAGCGGGATTTGATGCAATAACCAAGCTACATTGCAGCCAAGGAACGACCTCCATGCTAGCAACGACCATGACTATGCCTAAGGCAGTAATTGATGAAATCTTAGAAGAAATTAATACCTACACACATAAAGACATGCCCTATGCTCAATTGGTTGGGGTACATCTTGAAGGTCCGTTTATTAGTCCAAAATGGCCTGGAGCTCAAAATCCTACTCATATTGTTCCACCTAATAAAGACTGGGTTGAGGCTTGGGAGGAGCAATACCCTGGACTCATCAAGCAAGTTACCTTCGCACCAGAACGCGAAGGTGCTCATGAATTAATTCGCTATTTGCGCAAGAAAGGCATTGTGGCCGCAGCAGGACATACAGATGCTACGTATGAAGAAATTATGGCCGCTGCCGAGGTTGGACTGCATCATGCCGTTCACATGTTCAACGCGATGACGCCACTACATCATCGTAAACCGGGCACGGCAGGTGCGCTGCTGAGCAACCCTGCAATGAGTGCAGAGATCATCGCTGATGGTATTCACGTTCACAAGGCTGGGATCCAATTACTTGCCAGTGTGAAGACGGATCACAATCTCGTCCTAATCACCGATGCTATGTCGGCTGCAGGACTTGGTAACGGTGATTACATGATTGGCGATCTGCCTGTCGTTGTGAAAGATAATGTGTGTACTTTAAAAGAAAATGAAGCAACGCTTGCTGGAAGTACGCTCACTATGATTCGTGGATTCCGTCATCTGGTCCAAGAAATCGGTCTCTCTGTGGAGAGAGCATCAGAAGCAGCCAGCGGCAATCCAGCCAAACTGATCCGCATCGATCATTTTACCGGTTCAATTGAAACAGGTAAGCAAGCTGATTTATTGCTAGTGGATCAAGAATTGAATTTGCAGGATGTTTGGGTTAAAGGACGCCAATTCCAAAATTAA
- a CDS encoding YhcN/YlaJ family sporulation lipoprotein, with product MRGAKLVRLTLSAALIAGMVSVTGCGTTTDNNAMHTKSLRNHTTRNYNVNSLQPRTSLHNAQNRKMSTMKHDATLSNKVAQLSDVQNAHVIVTDRDAYVAVTLHNQKGGNTNISKLGTLSNGSRNVGTSNVGGPYGANYGTRGAGDDGLARITGRAGTNGIMNPGRSTTYGTYGANNYGTGYGTYGANNYGTGVGTYNNYGAGYGAYNTNNYGTMYRTDRNTNYGTYGTYGTTTGTDRNLNNVGQVVDNVPQKVKDEISRIVKKSDPKIQNVYVSNHPEFVNNVGGYVTQSRGGTMLNNAVGDFEKLVERIFPSRTGTMTGPNGYTPTPNNMDGVRGITR from the coding sequence TTGCGTGGAGCTAAATTGGTTCGCTTAACGTTGTCAGCAGCATTAATCGCCGGTATGGTCAGTGTAACAGGCTGTGGAACAACAACGGATAACAATGCAATGCATACCAAGAGTTTGCGGAATCATACAACTCGAAATTATAACGTAAATTCATTGCAGCCAAGAACAAGTCTGCATAACGCTCAAAACAGAAAAATGAGTACGATGAAGCATGATGCTACATTAAGCAATAAGGTTGCTCAGCTTTCAGACGTTCAAAATGCTCATGTTATTGTAACTGATCGGGACGCCTATGTAGCGGTTACACTGCACAATCAAAAAGGCGGCAACACCAACATTTCCAAATTGGGTACACTCAGTAACGGATCGCGAAATGTAGGTACAAGCAATGTTGGTGGCCCATATGGAGCAAATTATGGAACACGGGGTGCCGGAGATGATGGTTTGGCTAGAATAACCGGAAGAGCAGGAACTAATGGAATCATGAATCCGGGCCGCAGTACAACATATGGTACTTATGGCGCAAATAATTATGGCACTGGCTATGGCACTTATGGTGCGAATAATTATGGTACAGGTGTTGGAACTTATAATAATTATGGCGCTGGTTATGGTGCTTATAACACGAATAATTATGGCACAATGTACCGTACGGATCGTAATACCAATTATGGTACTTATGGCACTTATGGTACGACCACAGGCACGGATAGAAATTTAAACAATGTAGGCCAGGTTGTAGATAATGTTCCTCAGAAAGTGAAGGATGAAATTTCTCGCATAGTTAAAAAGTCAGATCCTAAAATTCAAAACGTATACGTATCTAACCATCCTGAATTTGTAAATAACGTTGGAGGTTATGTTACGCAGTCGCGTGGCGGAACGATGCTTAATAATGCAGTAGGTGACTTCGAAAAATTAGTTGAACGAATCTTTCCATCCCGTACGGGAACAATGACTGGTCCCAATGGCTATACACCAACTCCCAATAACATGGATGGAGTTCGTGGAATAACTCGTTAA